Part of the Apodemus sylvaticus chromosome 15, mApoSyl1.1, whole genome shotgun sequence genome is shown below.
AACAAATGTGATTGTGATTATTTGAATAGGTATGGTTCCCTTacattcatatgtttgaatgtttgaccATAGAGAGTAGCTCTATCAGGAGATGGGGGAGTTagggaaggaactgaaggaacaaTATGAAAGAACCAGtaccctgagagctcccagggactaaaccaccaaccaaagagtccacatggagggaccaatggctccagccacctgtgtagcagaggatggccttgttggacatgagAGAGTAGAGACTTTTGGTTCCGAGAAGTCCAGATGTCCCAATatagggaagggggagtgggtgggttggtgagcagcgGGAACGGgggaatgggataaggggtttttggaggggaaaccaggaaaggggataacatttgaaatgtaaataaagaaaatatctaattttaaaaaaaaaaggagatgtggccttgttggaaaaatGTCCTGCCATGGGGGTGACTTTTAGGTCATATATATTGAAGCTATGCCCAGTGGCACACAATCTAATTCTGTTGCCTGCAcatcaagatgaagaactctcatgGAAGTGGGATGTCTCTGAAATTTCAATAGTTAACAGTAAAGACACTTAAAGccttatacatttataatattaaaGTTTGTGATACTCTGTGGGACCAATTTGGACATTTCATTGGGGTCCAAATCCATGGTGCTCAGTAGAGCACCCTTACTTTCTTCTCCAGAGGACAGTTAAACCAAGTGGGAATTTTCGCTCTCTAATACATCCTCTTCTGTGAAAAGCAAGGGTACAAGTTCACATAAATATAACATTATATTTCTGCATTGGTAGTTAAATTTCCAAAATGTATCACTGTGAAAAGAATTGCTACAAATACTACTGCCTTTCTGTGATGTTGTGTCCTTTTCTGATTTAGAAAGGCCAACACATTCTAAAGATCTCAGTGTTTTTCTTCAAGATATGCGTAAGTGAGGAAGGAGTTCCATAATATCCATTATGCTTTCTGTAAATATTCAAGAATACTTTTTATTCCATTATTGTTATTTTAGCTTTGGATTCCTATATCCAGATTTAAATaaagacaacaacaaagaattacaggcataTCTTAACATTACTAAATACGAATAATCAAAATAGCTAGATTTATTCTCTTTAATggtgcttttaaaaatgttttaattatcagCACAATGACTTTTAAGATCCCATGAAGTTAGTATTTAATTGATTTCTCCATGATCTATCACTTAGGTATGTGATTTATGCAATATAGGATCTTGTTATCAGGTCCCGGAGTGTAGCCCAGTGTAATAGTCATAGGCTGTGATGCTTGGTGGAGGTGGGATGGGAAGGTCATCTTAGTGGCAAACAACCAAAAGAGAAGTAACCCTGTCACAGTACTGTAGTTTTTATTTGCTGGCTTAAGATGTCTGGTTAGGGATTTGTGCTATCTTTACTGCAGGGTAACTACattaaatttctttatatatatatatgtgtgtgtgtgtgcgtgcgtgtgtgtgtgtgtgtgtgtgtgtgtgtgtgtgtggatggatgtATTCATTTTGGCTTACTTTTCTTGTGCTTATCCTTACCATAGTGTTCTCTTGTAATCTGACTCATTTATCCTTAGTTGAAAGCTCTCTATAGTTTTGACAAATTTGTGACTGACAAATGCCAACTGTCCTCCGCCTTTCTTAGACTATTTTCAGCATTAATTTACcccattttcttcttattttcccttatttcttctcttttcgaACATTGGCTCTATCACGTGTAGAAAACTTTTCACCAAAGCCATTAAAACTCCTTACATGTCAACATACAGGAATCCGTAGTTTATTGTACTTTAGCTTTTTACTCCTgttaccttttctttcttatgGATTAAAACCTTAGCTATCCATTTATATTCTGCACAGGGCAAATTTGTGCATATTCACTAGAGTAACATAGGCTCTTCCTTACAACAAGAAATATTTCATAAGAGACAAAATTGGTTCTAACATAGAAATTCTGGTGAGGAGTGGAGCAACTCACCGCACAAGAGGGAGTGACCAGGTCACatgttattctttttctttcttttctttttatgagatatttcctttatttgcattccaaatgttgtcacctttcctgatttcctctctgaaaacgcCCTATCCcaacccctgctcaccaacctacccatgcctgcttccttgttctggcattctcctacactggggcatcaagccttctcaggaccaaaggatTCTCCTCTCTTTgctgtccatcaaggccatcctctacatGTTATTCTTAAGCCTTAATAGAACAACTCTCCTTTTGATGGTAAAAGTGGCAGACTAATGCATCCAATTTCTCAAGCTCAAGCTTAAAAGACTCAATACAAAGTTCACAGatagtttattttttcctttttcattgatCATCTAGTTAGCACACCATACATTACTACTTAGTACTAGGTCTGTATTGTGAATACTTTGTGATTTGCCATTCTTCTGCCTAATTAACATGAGTGTCCTATCGCATGTATGTTTGATTTTCTACAACTTAAAGCGATTGTTTTTAGAGGTAGACTCTTAAGCCCTATTCATACTAAtgcatcaatttcttttttttgttgtttgtttgtttgtttcaagacagagtttctccgtgtagctctggctgtcctgtaactcactctgcaaaccaggctggccttgaactcagaaatccacctgactctgcctcccaagtgctgggattaaaggcctgcgccaccaccgcctggctatcaACTTCTAAATTACATTTCACACAAATGTGCCCAGAAAATCCTGAGATATACTCTGCTTTGCTGTCTCTGAATACAGTATGGCTTTCTAATATTGTTGCTTCaagttttccccctcccagaaacctgTTTTGTTCCAGTATTGTATAACGTTATAACTAATTTTGAAGCATTTTGCTAGTGACTATTTATTCTTAATATTCTTCTGCAAGTTAGCTACAAGTCCAGTTGGTTAAGAATATTCCTTTGTATCTATATTATAATGTGGGTAAATAAAACATCTATTCGCTAGACTCATTAAATACAACGTTGATATGAAATTTTTGACCCACACGAATGAGACTTCCACACATTTTACAAATGTTGAAAGGCATCTTCGTTCCCATGAATCTGTTGATCTATTCACATTTAGAACTTGGATCATGAACTTACATCATTTATCAATCTCAAGTATAGTTTCTATTAATTATCATGCTATTAGATGAAATAAAAGGGCAGTCTTATAATTATACGACTACATTTAAATTACACAATTGAGAAATTCACCTTCTGAACACAGAGTGAATGATGTGTGACTTTCACTGCCTTTCATTTCAGGGACATCCAGTAAGGACATGGGAACAGAGAATACAACGCTGCTGACAGAATTTGTTCTCACAGGACTCCGTCATCTGCCCCAGTGGAAAATCCCCCTGTTCCTGTTCTTCTTGTTCATCTATCTCATCACCATTGTGGGCAACCTGGGTCTGATCACTCTCATCTGGAATGACCCCCACCTTCACATCCCTATGTACTTATTTCTTGGCAGTTTAGCTCTTGTGGATACTTGGTTATCATCCACAGTGACACCTAGGATGCTGCTAGACTTTTTTGCCAAGAGTAAACTGATCTCTTTCTCTGAATGCCTGATACAGTTTTTTTCATTTGGAATCAGTGCAACCACAGAATGTTTTCTCTTGGCAgcaatggcctatgatcgctatgttGCCATATGCAATCCTTTACTCTACCCAGCAATCATGACAAATAGACTCTGTGTACGTCTTTTAACCTTGTCCTTTGTAGGTGGATTCATTCATGTTTCGATTCATGGAGTCTTTTTATTCAGACTAAGTTTCTGTGACTCTAACATAATAAATCACTTTTATTGTGATATTATGCCATTGTTAAAGATTTCCTGTAATGACCCTTCTCTCAATTTTCTGATGGTTTTTATTTTCGCTGGCTCAATTCAGGTATTCACTGTTTTTACTGTTCTTGTCTCTTACACACTTGTTCTGTTTTCAATCCTAAAGCAGAAATCTATCAAAAGCATAAAGAAAGCCTTCTCCACCTGTGGAGCccatcttctctctgtgtctttgtactATGGCTCTCTTCTCTTCATGTATGTGCATCCTGTATCTCCAGAAGTAGAAGATCAAGATACGATGGACTCTGTATTTTACACTGTCATAATTCCTGTACTAAATCCAATTATCTATAGTTTgagaaataagcaaataaaaaattcactggaaaaattcttaaaaagaaacacGTAGTTCTCCTATTATTTTCCAGATATATTGTTATTAAAATACCACAAAAATCATGAGGCTGCATATAGCTAAATTTTGTTTACTTGCTAAAATGTTTGCATTGCACATCCCTTAGAAATTTTTTGTTGCtgacttgtgtgtatgtgaatgtatatgcgtatagtatatgtatacttatgtacatatatacatttgaccATGCACACATATGGGAAGGCTAAAAGAATTTATCAGGCATCCTGCTCTATCACCTTATTTTCTCGAAAGAGATCTTTCTCCAGAGCTAGGTTCATATTCTACAAACCCTAACAATCCTCCTTTCTATATCCCCTACACTAGTGATGCTATAGACATATGCAGGGTTGTGATCTTATCAACAGTGAAATCTGAAGACCTTTTCTATTGACATTTGTATGCTGTGCTGCTGTGGATGTAAACACAGTTATTCATATTCATCTTGTGCAGCAAATACTCTTATATTCTGATCATAAACTGTTCACAAGAGCTGGCATTGAAATGAGTTCTTGTCTATGTATCCATTTCcataaaaatagttaaaataaattttagatcatactgtagtggtttgaaaatgcttgcccctggagtctaacttcttgagttctttttatatattggatattagccctctatctgatgtaggattggtgaagatcttttcccaatttgttggttgctgatttgtccttttgatggtgtcctttgccttaaagaaactgtaattttatgaggtcccatttgtcaattcttgatcttagagtatatgctattggtgttctgttcagaaactttctccctgtaccgatgtcctcaagggtcttccccagtttcttttctattagcttcagagtgtctggctttatgtggaggtccttaatccatttggatttgagcttagtacaaggagacaaggatggatcaattcgcattcttctgcatgctgacctccagttgaaccagcaccatttgttgaaaaggctattttttttccattggatgttttcagcccctttgtcgaggatcaagtggccataggtgtgtgggttcatttctggatcttcaatcctgttccattgatctgcctgcctgtcactgtaccaataccatgcagtttttaacagtattgctctgtagtattgcttgaggtcagggatactgattcccccagaatttctctcgttgctgagaatagttttacctatcctgggttttttgttatcccagatgaatttgagtattgctctttctaactctgtgaagaattgagttgggattttgatgggtattgcattgaatctgtatattgcttttggcacaaccctattaaaaatggggtacagagttaaacaaagaattctcatctgaagaacttcggatggcggagaaacatcttaaaaaatgctcaacttcattagtcattagggaaatgcaaatcaaaacaaccctgagatttcaccttacacccgtcagaatggctaagattaaaaagtcaggagaaagcaggtgttggcaaggatgtggagaaagaggaacactcctccactgctggtggggttgcaaattggtacaaccactctggaaatcagtctggcggttcctccgaaaactgggcacctcacttccagaagatcctgctataccactcctgggcatatacccaaaagattccccagcatgtaataaggatacatgttctactatgttcatagcagccctatttattattgccagaagttggaaagaacccaggtatccctcaacagaagcgtggatgcaaaaaatgtggtatatatacacaatggagtactattcagccattagaaacaacgaattcatgaaattcttaggcaaatggatggagctggagaacatcatactacatgaggtaacccagactcaaaaggtgaatcatggtatgcactcactaataagtggatattaacctagaaacctggaatacccaaaacataatccacacatcaaatgaggtacaagaagaacggaggagtgaccccttattctggaaagactcagtgaagcagtatagagcaaaatcagaacagggaagtgggaagggttgggtgggaaaacagggggagggaaggggactgatgggactttcgaggagtgggggtccagaaaaggggaaataatttgaaatgtaaatgaatatatcaataaattaaaaaaaaaagaaaagaaaaaaaaagaaaatgcttgccCCATGGGAAATGATGCTATTAGGAGCTGTGgtcttgttggatgaagtgtgtcactgtgtaggaaGGCTTTGAGagctcctagtgctcaagctctgcccagtgaaGAAAAGCCAGTCTCCTtatggctgccttcagatcaaaatgtagaacttcCAGcttcttctctagcaccatgtctgtctgcatgttgccatgcttcttattatgatgataatggactgaacctctgagactgtaagacAGCCgcaattaaatatttgcctttgtaagagttgccttagtcatgatgtctcttcacagaaataaaaccccaactaagacagaaatttctaccagggactggggtattgttgTGATAGACCTGATCATGTTTTTGTTGGAAGGAATGTAGATTTAGGGACTTTgaatttggaaagccatggaatgctttaagtgggacttAATGGACCAtcttagtaggaatatggaagaaacTTGTACTCAGGGTGATTTGAGCTATTGAGATAATTCTTATGATGTTTTGATGAAAAATGTTGCTTCTTTTTGTGTCAGAAGCCATTACGGGATAAgttagcaggtgatcatcctgaaataaCTTGCTTGGAATTATTATATAATCTATGACAGGTgagcccttattaagcaaggctataagggactcattttaggaaagattcctgctattgaTATGCGTTTCCTgattttattaaacatatataataatcaaaaagtAGTAACACACCCTTTTGGAGCAGATCTcggcagatccatgaagatgtactgtcttgtagtgatgttatgcagacaaatagatgacttaagttttaatgatgatcatATAAGAATTCCTGAAATTATATCTGTGATCATTAAGCTCTTTTTTAATGAGAcggctattaggtccttttctgatagtcaaaactgcaatgagaactctgccagtttCCCATGTGTCactagttaattgctcttagatgataACTGAACTTtttcctactcagagcacattccaagaggctgtaaaacaattaaccaaaggttatAAAAAGGGAACTAAGATTTATTATAGGAGCTAGGACAgaggataaaatattgactgggtttatctatacaaaacttcaataaTAGCATAATTATGGTTTTAAACCTCCATTGAACCTGTAGGGCTtagacaggtgatggatgtttagccagataattactcctaatggatatacATGtcaacattctctgttgtaaacttctactTCAATTTATAATTTGACTTTTTTGtatgtgaacttgtgatgaactttgtaacacgTGATCATGTAtgctgaaagatgtttaagggctgaggacaaaaagaagagacagaactgaggaactgaggtGAGAGGGACAAAGGAGAGAACAACTAAGCTAagagaggaactgaactgaggagaagttttaGACACATGGTAAACAGGTCGGAGCAGAACAGGTCACATGGTAAAGACAAGGCAGTCTTAGtctttaaaaggaacaaagctttttttcttacacacatggttttaattcatttagcattaaaagggtggaagcttttttctttctctatgcaataaagattggagctcatttttccaccaagaatgagtgagttctttctgcactggtgcttggtttttttctctatatgcatatgtaagtatggatgtgtgtgtaagtatgtaattgtgagaatgcatgcaagctgggcctaACTGACTTTGTgtggaaatgtataaatgagaactctgcatgcttgaagctgtgtatgaacttatgtgagattatgcatattcacttctGTAAAAGTTTTCcttgaagaaatatagaaaaacatgttaaaattgaagattatcatggaaaattatacagataaaatggtaggcataaaaataattctaagttgattgaaagtggaattatacacattttcaggtaaaactgaagatttacatggaaaatatttctgataaaattcaagaaatatatagaaaaacacgttaaaattgactatttcatggaaaattatacagataaaatggtagacataaaaaccctttctaaattaattgaaggtggaattaaaaacattttgtgataaaatcagagatttacatggaaaatatttctgtttttctatatatttcttcaattttatcagaaatactttccatgtaaatcttcaactttatcagaaaatgtttataattccactttcaatagaTTTAGGAATACTTTCATGCCTATcactattatatctatataaaattttccatgataaacatcaattttaacatgtttttctccattttctactttatcagaaatattttccacgtaaatcttcaagtctattataaaatgtttctacttccattttcaattaatttagcaatgtttttatgtctactactTCAGTCTttagttttccatgaaaattgtcaattttaacatgttttctatatatttcttctattttttcagaaatattttccatgtaaatcttcaattttatcataaaatgtttttccttcctttttcaaaaaaaaga
Proteins encoded:
- the LOC127665977 gene encoding olfactory receptor 187-like isoform X2, whose product is MKLNTTLLTEFVLTGLRHLPQWKIPLFLFFLFIYLITIVGNLGLITLIWNDPHLHIPMYLFLGSLALVDTWLSSTVTPRMLLDFFAKSKLISFSECLIQFFSFGISATTECFLLAAMAYDRYVAICNPLLYPAIMTNRLCVRLLTLSFVGGFIHVSIHGVFLFRLSFCDSNIINHFYCDIMPLLKISCNDPSLNFLMVFIFAGSIQVFTVFTVLVSYTLVLFSILKQKSIKSIKKAFSTCGAHLLSVSLYYGSLLFMYVHPVSPEVEDQDTMDSVFYTVIIPVLNPIIYSLRNKQIKNSLEKFLKRNT
- the LOC127665977 gene encoding olfactory receptor 187-like isoform X1; the protein is MGTENTTLLTEFVLTGLRHLPQWKIPLFLFFLFIYLITIVGNLGLITLIWNDPHLHIPMYLFLGSLALVDTWLSSTVTPRMLLDFFAKSKLISFSECLIQFFSFGISATTECFLLAAMAYDRYVAICNPLLYPAIMTNRLCVRLLTLSFVGGFIHVSIHGVFLFRLSFCDSNIINHFYCDIMPLLKISCNDPSLNFLMVFIFAGSIQVFTVFTVLVSYTLVLFSILKQKSIKSIKKAFSTCGAHLLSVSLYYGSLLFMYVHPVSPEVEDQDTMDSVFYTVIIPVLNPIIYSLRNKQIKNSLEKFLKRNT